Proteins from a genomic interval of Gemmatimonadota bacterium:
- a CDS encoding VOC family protein, which produces MKNLNVRALRVFVPAKDHDVSTRFYEDLGFEVVWSGFDVSEMGIAGFSFLLQNYYQKEWADNFMVQLKVADLDAWWEQIVEKDLVGRYEGVRAKEPADYPWGLREIHLIDPAGVLWHIAQDQG; this is translated from the coding sequence AAGAACCTGAACGTGCGTGCACTCAGGGTGTTCGTCCCGGCGAAGGACCACGACGTTTCGACGAGGTTCTACGAGGACCTTGGATTCGAGGTGGTCTGGTCCGGATTCGACGTGAGCGAGATGGGCATAGCGGGGTTCAGCTTTTTACTTCAAAACTATTATCAGAAGGAATGGGCGGACAACTTCATGGTTCAGTTAAAAGTGGCGGACCTGGACGCGTGGTGGGAGCAAATCGTGGAAAAGGACCTCGTGGGACGATACGAGGGCGTCCGTGCAAAGGAACCTGCGGACTACCCGTGGGGACTTCGCGAGATCCACCTGATCGATCCGGCGGGCGTGCTCTGGCACATCGCCCAGGATCAGGGCTGA